CAGCGCCCCGAGAGGGGCCAGCGCCAGAGCCTGCCAGCTGCGCTTGCGGTGCCAGAAGCCGGGAGCGCGGATCATCCTGCCGCCTGCGTGTCGAGCGTGTCCTGCACCAGATCGAGGATCTGGTCAGTGACCTGCGCGCTGGCCGAGGCGATGTCCCAAGCGGCATGCGCCATCGCTGCTGACTGGTCCACAGCGATCAGTCGGGCGAGGGCTGCCGCCAGTGTGCCCGCATCGCGCACGATCCGCGCGGCCCCCGCTTCGGCATAGCGCGAATAGCTGGGCAGGTAGCGACCTACATTCGGGCCGTAAAGAATGGCCGATCCATGCGCCGCAGGCTCGTTTGGATCGCGCCCGCCATGCCCAGCGACGAGCGAACTGCCCATCAATGTGATCGAGGCCAGACGATACCAAAGCCCCATCTCGCCCCGCGTATCGGCGAGGATGACTTGCGTGACCTCCTCGGGCATCGCGCCCTCGGACCAGAGCGTGTAGCGCAGCTGCGCCTCCTCAAGCTGCGCACGTATCGCGGCCAGATCCTCCAGCTCTTCGGGCACGAGGATCAGGATCAGGCGGTGCGCCAGCCGCGTTGTCTGGCGGTGCGCATGCAGGATCATATCAACCTCGCCCGCCTGCACCCGTGCAGCCAGCCAGACGGGTCGCCCGCGCAACACGCCCGCCATCTCGTCGCGCAGCGCCTCCGAGCAGGGCAGGGCCAGCGCCCCCTCGCGGAAAAGCCCGGTCACGGTGATCCGCCCATCGCGCACCCCAAGCCGGTGCAGATGGCCACGTGTGGCCTCATCGCGCGCAAGGATCGCGGCAAATCGGCCCAGCAAGGAGCGTTGGACCTGCGGGACCCAGCGCCATCCGGGCCGCTCCAGATAGTCGCTTTGTGCATCCACCAGAAAGAGCGGGATGTGACGTTTGTCAGCGGCGGTGATCAGGCTGGGAATCAGCTTGCCGCCCGTCCAAAGGCACATATCGGGCCGCCAAAGCCCTAGGAACGCATCCGCCGCACTGCCGTTCTCGTCTGGTAGGACCACATGCAGGATGGGCGCGCGACGGTGGCGGATTTCGGGCAGGCCGGGCGCTGTTGTGATCAGCATGGTCAGGCCGGGCCGCAGCACCGCCAGCCGCTCGGCCAGCTGCACGAGCGCATTAGCATGATCGAGGCTGTTGGCATGGCCCCAGATCAGCGCGCCTTCGGGCCGGGGGCCATCTGGCAGAACGGCCCCTGCGCTGCGCGGTTTTTTTCCGCCAAGGCCCGGACCCTGAGCCATGGCCGTCTCAGCCCAATTCTTCGGTGGGCGAGGTTTCGGCCTGCTCATCGCGCAATTTATGCAGATGGGCGATGAAATAGCGCATATGGGCGTTGTCCACGGTGCGCTGCGCCTCATTTTTCCACGCATCATAGGCGGCGGTATAATTGGGGAAGATGCCGACGATATGCAGGTCATCGACATTCTTGAACACGTTGCGGGCGGGGTCGCTAAGTTCGCCGCCGAAAACGAGGTGCAGGCGTTGGGTCATGGGGGTGTCCTTGGAAGTTATGCAATGTTGCGCGCAGGGTATTGCACTGGCTGGTGGGGTCAAGCGGGCTTGGGCGGCATTGAGCGGCACCGAATCTAAAGGCACCGAAAGGCATTGATTTGTCACGCCTGATTGGGCAGGGCTTGGAGAGAGCATTTACGAGGACAGCATGGCCCGACCCTTCCTGATCTTGCAACTGCGCCCTGAGGCGGAGGCGGCTGATGGCGAATTTGCAGCACTGCTGGCCAAGGGCGGGCTTGGCCCCGGTGATGTGCGCCGTATCCGGCTGGACCGGGAGCGGCTGCCCCAAGAGATTGATCTTGGTGGATATAGCGGCGTGATCGTGGGCGGTGGTCCGGGTTGCGTGAGCGACGCGCCCAATGAGAAAAGCCCCGATGAGGCGCGGATCGAGGCGGATGTGCTGTCGATCATGCCGCAAGTGACCGAAGGCGACATCCCCTTCATGGGCTGCTGTTACGGCATCGGTATTTTGGGCCAGCACCTGCGCGGCGATGTAAGCAAAGCACGCTACGGCGAAGGTGTGGGCACCGCCGATTGCACCGTGACCGAGGCAGGCCGCACGGACCCTATGCTGGAGGGCGTGCCGGAGAGGTTCGAGGCCTTCGTGGGCCACAAGGAAGCGCTTCAGAGCCTGCCCGAGGGCTGTGTGCATCTGGTGGAGGCGCCAAGCTGTCCCTTTCAGATGATCCGCTACAAATCAAACATCTATGCGACGCAGTTTCACCCTGAAGCGGACGCGGCGGAGTTTGAGGCGCGGATCAATATCTACAAGGATCGCGGCTATTTCCCACCAGAGGAGGCGGAGAATTTGATTGCGATGTGCCATGCAGCTTCTGTGCATGCGCCGGAACATGTGTTGCGCAATTTTGTCTCGCGGTATGGGCGCGCAGAGACGACGCGCTTTGCGCGCTGAGCGCAGGCCCAAAGATCAATCAGAAGAGAAGGAAAGACGAAATGCCAATCATCCGAGTTGAGATGTTCGAGGGCCGCACCCCCGATCAAAAACGCGCCCTTGTGCGCGAGCTGACCGATGCGTTTGTCCGTGTCACCGGGGCAAGTGCCGAAGCGGTGGACGTGATGCTTGTCGATATGGACAAGGCCAATTGGGGCAAGGCTGGCACGCTTTACGCCGACAAAGACCCGCACTGACCGCGCGGGGGCTTTGCGTCTAGAGCATATGGCCTGATTTTGCGGCCTTGGTGGCCAGATACGCGCGGTTCTCGTCGGTTTGGCCCACGTGAAGCGGCACGCGCTCGGCCACGGTGATGCCGCAACGCTCCATCATGTCGATCTTTCCGGGGTTGTTGGTCATCAGCCGCACCGCGCCGAACCCCATCTGGCTGAGAAGGCGCGCGCCGATGCGAAAATCGCGCTCGTCATCCTCAAAACCGAGGCGGTGATTGGCCTCGACCGTATCAAACCCCTGATCCTGAAGGCTGTAGGCGCGCATCTTGTTGGCAAGGCCGATCCCGCGCCCCTCTTGGTTGAGATAGAGCAGGATGCCCGCGCCCTCTTGGCCCATCTTGGCCAAAGCGGCGTTGAGCTGCGGGCCGCAATCACACTTCAGACTGCCCAGAAGATCGCCGGTGAAACAGGCCGAATGGAGACGGCACAGCACCGGGGCCGCCCGGTCGGGGCGTCCGATCTCAACCGCGTAATGCTCCTCCCCACCATCATCGGGGCGAAAGACATGCAGCCGCCCGGCCTCGGAGACGCGCAAGGGGACACGGGCGCTGATCACGGCGCGCAGGGGAGTGGAGCGCCTGAGCGCCTCGGCTGCCTCCAACGCTGGCAGGGTGGTAAGCGCGTGCTCTGCGGCCAATGCGCCCGCGTCGGGTGTGTCCAGCACGAGGGCGGCGGGCAGCAGGCGCGCGGATTTCACCAGCTCGACCCCAAGGCGGTGCAGCGCTGCATCCCCGCCGCGCTGCGCGGTGTATGGGCCTTTCATCGGCGTGGCGAGATCGCCCTCGGGGCTGGCCGTTGCCTGCACCCATGCAAGCCCCGCATCCTCGGGCAGCTCCAGCCGTGCGATATCGCCATCATAGGCGCGTGCCTTCAGCGTCTGGGCCCGCCGCGCGGTGATCGCGAGGCAAAGCGCGCCATCTGCACCCGCAAGGCCGCGCAAAGCGTCCAGCCGCGTAGCATTCAACGTCTCGGCGGCCATGACCAATGCGCCAGTTCCAGTGCCACCGGCTCCAGTGCCGTCCGTCTCCGCCGCACAGAGCACCACAGGCAGGCCCATGCGCAGGTCGGCGCGGGCGCGGGCAATTCGCTCGGTTATGTCTGGCGCAAGGCGCATGGACGCTCCTCAGGGTGGACTATGAGATAGGCTATGCCCATATCTCCACGGGGGTTTAGGGCTTTTTGCACAGGAATGAAACAAAACCTCTTCATCGGACACTTGGGCGTGATCTGGGTGACGCATGACTTGCGTGCACGCGCCGCACAGCGCATCACTCCTGCAAGAGAAAAGGAACATAGACATGGCACAGCTGAAAAAAATCCTTCTTGTAGACGATGATGAGGACCTGCGCGAGGCGCTGGGCGAACAGCTTATCATGACCGAGGATTTCGATGTTTTCGAGGCTGGCAACGGCGCCGAGGCGATGGCACATGCCAAGGATTCGATTTACGATCTGGTGATCCTCGATGTGGGCCTGCCCGACACGGATGGCCGCGAGCTTTGCCGCTTGATGCGCAAACAGGGTGTGAAAAGCCCGATCTTGATGCTCACGGGCCATGACGGGGATGCCGACACGATACTGGGGCTTGATGCGGGGGCCAATGATTACGTAACCAAACCCTTTAAATTCCCAGTTCTTCTGGCCCGCATCCGCTCGCAGCTGCGTCAGCATGAGCAATCCGAGGACGCGGTGTTCCAGCTTGGGCCATACACGTTCAAGCCCGCGATGAAGGTGCTGGAGACGGAAGATAACAAGAAAATCCGCCTGACGGAAAAAGAGACCAATATCCTCAAGTTCCTCTACCGTTCCACCGATGGTGTGGTGGCGCGCGATGTGCTCTTGCATGAGGTCTGGGGCTATAACGCAGGCGTCACGACCCACACGCTTGAGACGCATATCTACCGTTTGCGCCAGAAGATTGAGCCTGATCCCTCCAATGCGCGCCTTCTGGTGACCGAAAGTGGGGGCTATCGTTTGCTGTCCTGAGTGACGCAAAAAAACTCCGCGTCTTTGATACAGGTCAAAGTTGAGTTCTGGGCGCATGTCTAACTTGATACTCAACCCGTCGCATATGCGGGCTTCCATATGCACCTCCCTGTTGGACTGGCCCCGGCATCGCCCGGGGTCTTTTTTGGGGCGGGCGCATATCGTATTCCAACCGCTTGGTTGTCCGCCCAGTGCGGCGCTGCTATCGAAACAGGCACCATCAATTCCAACCGCAGATCGGAGCCTGCCCCATGCCCTTCACGCTTGCCACATGGAAC
The nucleotide sequence above comes from Roseovarius carneus. Encoded proteins:
- a CDS encoding 3-deoxy-D-manno-octulosonic acid transferase, encoding MAQGPGLGGKKPRSAGAVLPDGPRPEGALIWGHANSLDHANALVQLAERLAVLRPGLTMLITTAPGLPEIRHRRAPILHVVLPDENGSAADAFLGLWRPDMCLWTGGKLIPSLITAADKRHIPLFLVDAQSDYLERPGWRWVPQVQRSLLGRFAAILARDEATRGHLHRLGVRDGRITVTGLFREGALALPCSEALRDEMAGVLRGRPVWLAARVQAGEVDMILHAHRQTTRLAHRLILILVPEELEDLAAIRAQLEEAQLRYTLWSEGAMPEEVTQVILADTRGEMGLWYRLASITLMGSSLVAGHGGRDPNEPAAHGSAILYGPNVGRYLPSYSRYAEAGAARIVRDAGTLAAALARLIAVDQSAAMAHAAWDIASASAQVTDQILDLVQDTLDTQAAG
- a CDS encoding DUF4170 domain-containing protein, with translation MTQRLHLVFGGELSDPARNVFKNVDDLHIVGIFPNYTAAYDAWKNEAQRTVDNAHMRYFIAHLHKLRDEQAETSPTEELG
- a CDS encoding glutamine amidotransferase — encoded protein: MARPFLILQLRPEAEAADGEFAALLAKGGLGPGDVRRIRLDRERLPQEIDLGGYSGVIVGGGPGCVSDAPNEKSPDEARIEADVLSIMPQVTEGDIPFMGCCYGIGILGQHLRGDVSKARYGEGVGTADCTVTEAGRTDPMLEGVPERFEAFVGHKEALQSLPEGCVHLVEAPSCPFQMIRYKSNIYATQFHPEADAAEFEARINIYKDRGYFPPEEAENLIAMCHAASVHAPEHVLRNFVSRYGRAETTRFAR
- a CDS encoding 4-oxalocrotonate tautomerase; protein product: MPIIRVEMFEGRTPDQKRALVRELTDAFVRVTGASAEAVDVMLVDMDKANWGKAGTLYADKDPH
- the ribA gene encoding GTP cyclohydrolase II: MRLAPDITERIARARADLRMGLPVVLCAAETDGTGAGGTGTGALVMAAETLNATRLDALRGLAGADGALCLAITARRAQTLKARAYDGDIARLELPEDAGLAWVQATASPEGDLATPMKGPYTAQRGGDAALHRLGVELVKSARLLPAALVLDTPDAGALAAEHALTTLPALEAAEALRRSTPLRAVISARVPLRVSEAGRLHVFRPDDGGEEHYAVEIGRPDRAAPVLCRLHSACFTGDLLGSLKCDCGPQLNAALAKMGQEGAGILLYLNQEGRGIGLANKMRAYSLQDQGFDTVEANHRLGFEDDERDFRIGARLLSQMGFGAVRLMTNNPGKIDMMERCGITVAERVPLHVGQTDENRAYLATKAAKSGHML
- a CDS encoding response regulator transcription factor; the encoded protein is MAQLKKILLVDDDEDLREALGEQLIMTEDFDVFEAGNGAEAMAHAKDSIYDLVILDVGLPDTDGRELCRLMRKQGVKSPILMLTGHDGDADTILGLDAGANDYVTKPFKFPVLLARIRSQLRQHEQSEDAVFQLGPYTFKPAMKVLETEDNKKIRLTEKETNILKFLYRSTDGVVARDVLLHEVWGYNAGVTTHTLETHIYRLRQKIEPDPSNARLLVTESGGYRLLS